The Babylonia areolata isolate BAREFJ2019XMU chromosome 24, ASM4173473v1, whole genome shotgun sequence genomic interval TGGATGTAGATACGCGAGCATATTTCACAGCAGCCACTATAATTATTGCCGTACCTACGGGTATTAAGGTTTTTAGTTGATTAGCTACAATTCACGGGGCTAAAATTAAATATGAAACTCCTATACTGTGGGCTTTGggattcatttttttgttcactCTTGGAGGATTAACTGGAATTATATTATCAAACTCTTCTTTAGATATTATATTACATGATACATATTATGTCGTAGCGCACTTTCATTATGTTCTTTCCATGGGGGCCGTTTTTGCTCTATTCGGAGCTTTTAACTATTGATTCCCACTCCTAACTGGAGTTACACTTCATAGTCGCTGAACAAAAGCCCATTTCTATATTATATTTATTGGTGTTAATGTGACATTCTTTCCACAACATTTCTTAGGTTTAAGTGGGATGCCTCGGCGATATTCAGATTATCCTGATTGTTACACGAAATGGAATGTTATTTCTTCGATCGGATCTATAATTTCTTTCGTAGCAGTTTTATACTTTATAGTGATTGTATGAGAAGCCCTAGTTTCTCAACGAAGCGTAATTTGAAGAACACATTTAAGAACTGCTCTAGAATGAGATAATATTTTACCGGCCGATTTTCATAATGCCCCTGAAACAGGAGCGTTAGTTGCTTAATTTAATAATATGTAAAATCTGAAAGCTAATTAAACACATAAAATGAGCCTATGAGGACAATTAGGATTTCAAGACGCAGCTTCTCCTTTAATAGAAGAGTTAATTTTTTTTCATGATCATGGAATAATAGTTTTAGTTATGATTATTAGTCTAGTTGGTTATGCTGCCCTATCTCTTATATTGAATAAATACTCTTGTCGATCCTTAGTTGAAGGACAAGAGATTGAAACCATCTGAACTATTGTTCCAGCAGTGATTTTAGTTTTTTTGGCTTTGCCTTCATTGCGTTTGTTATATTTGCTTGATGAAGTTGGAAATTGTAGTTTAACTATTAAAACTATTGGTCATCAATGATACTGAAGTTATGAGTATTCAGATTTTTCAAACATCGAGTTTGATTCATATATGATTCCCACTGATGAATTAGAGCCCGGAGACTTTCGTTTACTAGAAGTAGATCATCGAGTTGTTCTACCAACTCAAACTGATATTCGTGTTCTGGTAACATCTGCAGACGTAATTCATTCATGAACAGTTCCTTCTTTAGGTGTAAAGGTGGATGCTATCCCAGGCCGCCTAAATCAATTGGGGTTTTTTATTAAATATCCTGGGGTGTTTTATGGACAATGTTCAGAGATTTGCGGGGCTAATCACTCTTTTATACCTATTGTGGTAGAAGCGGTTCCTTTAAAAAACTTTATGGAATGAGTTGTAAATGTATCTGACTAATATCAAAGAGTTAGTTAAAACATAATATAAGGTTGTCAGCCTTACGTTACTAAATTAAACTTAGTACTTTTTATATGCCTCAATTGTCTCCCCTAAATTGAATTCTATTATTTACCCTATTTTGAACAGCAGTTTTAACCTTATCTATTTTAATCTGATGAACTAAAAAAATCTTCTTCCAAAGAGAGACCTCTAAGCATAGTCGTTCAgaggaaaataaatgaaattgatAAAAGAATGCTTGTAgatattttttcttcatttgacGATAACAACCAAGTATTTATGTCCTTATATATGTTGATGTGAGTCTTTTCATTATTAACAATTACTATTTTTAGGTCTTCTTATTGAGTTTCCTCCCCTCGATGAACAAGAATTATAGTAACTTTTAAAGAGACTGGTTCTTCTCAAGTATTTCGATCCTTCGGTGTAAAGATAGGAGGGTTTATTAATATTGTTACAggactgtttttatttttaattgtgaTAAATCTAAGAGGCCTAATTCCTTATGTTTTTAGACCCACAAGTCATCTAGCAGTATCTCTTTCACTAGGATTACCATTATGACTATCTTAATTATTTCTGCTATTTTTTTTAACCCTAGTTCAGTGATTGCAGGCCTACTCCCCATAGGAGCACCAGCTCCCCTAAATCCATTTTTAGTAATTATTGAAACAGTGAGGATTATGGTTCGTCCAATCACTTTATCTGTCCGACTTACTGCTAACATAAGAGCGGGACATATTGTTTTAACATTGATTGGGAATTACTTAACAGCGAGCTTATTCTTATCTTCTGTATTTTCAATAGCATTATTATT includes:
- the LOC143298979 gene encoding LOW QUALITY PROTEIN: cytochrome c oxidase subunit 2-like (The sequence of the model RefSeq protein was modified relative to this genomic sequence to represent the inferred CDS: substituted 5 bases at 5 genomic stop codons), translated to MIISLVGYAALSLILNKYSCRSLVEGQEIETIXTIVPAVILVFLALPSLRLLYLLDEVGNCSLTIKTIGHQXYXSYEYSDFSNIEFDSYMIPTDELEPGDFRLLEVDHRVVLPTQTDIRVLVTSADVIHSXTVPSLGVKVDAIPGRLNQLGFFIKYPGVFYGQCSEICGANHSFIPIVVEAVPLKNFMEXVVNVSD